Proteins encoded within one genomic window of Pygocentrus nattereri isolate fPygNat1 chromosome 7, fPygNat1.pri, whole genome shotgun sequence:
- the LOC108439023 gene encoding semaphorin-7A, whose product MPLLALYTTLLALIWTQTVHSRPEDHHHTARIRITRKESTISSFNLPNLETDPVWKLVKDPTSSKIYAGASHGLYEFNPEKNPPGLTQEALPIFKNECNGSGSGCERSIFVVTEGKNGNPLFVCGTEVKKCCEVDSGYNPRNCFKMDGSAGKVNESALYNGDTLYFTISGDSCATDTLGLYRQANQGYTWPQTRDIAQTYVKIIADESSAAKNGKLYNFYIEKNQNDDPETPLWIPRVSRYCMSDTGGSKNQLQYRWTSMLTARLFCGDKKMRVTFTELLDVAVLDPKNWNTTMVYALFRNNYNATAVCIYKMSEITRIFASGKFRHSTAPPQQAGECVSDKSTSFLKFMEKRPEMEEWIEPERHPLLVGHRHYTHLQVDSVTRNDVTYSVLFLTLGNGRIHKVVELNDGPFIIAEYEPFEYKTHIQSMLLDRATKKLYVSSSNELVQIDLKTCSIYGQEKCDCVFARDPYCAWSGSACSPDMPHMRLDDPADCTAGVTAKLMSETLVIVPPNSKYHYKCPTFSQHASYTWEHNSKKKDCLPFQQECLLLIENMSEEDVGQYDCIASENGQERKVLSFRLGNSASQPRVPPRLLILISLICFWYQG is encoded by the exons ATGCCTCTCTTAGCGCTCTACACCACTCTGCTGGCTTTAATATGGACTCAGACTGTCCACTCCAGACCAGAGGACCACCATCACACAGCCAGGATCAGAATAACTCGGAAAG AGAGCACAATTAGCTCTTTTAACCTGCCGAATTTAGAGACAGATCCTGTGTGGAAGCTGGTGAAGGATCCTACTAGCTCAAAAATCTATGCAGGAGCTTCTCATGGCCTGTATGAGTTTAACCCTGAAAAGAACCCTCCAGGATTGACACAG GAGGCTTTGCCGATTTTTAAGAATGAATGCAATGGCAGTGGATCT ggctgtgagcGTTCCATCTTTGTGGTGACGGAAGGAAAGAATGGAAATcctctgtttgtctgtggaaCAGAGGTTAAAAAGTGCTGTGAAGTG GACTCAGGATACAATCCACGgaattgctttaaaatggaTGGAAGTGCAGGGAAAGTAAATGAATCTGCTCTGTATAATG GAGACACACTTTATTTCACCATCTCTGGAGACAGTTGTGCCACTGACACTTTGGGACTCTACAGACAAGCAAACCAGGGCTACACATGGCCACAGACGAGAGACATAG CGCAGACCTATGTCAAAATCATAGCAGATGAAAGCAGTGCAGCAAAAAACGGAAAACTGTACAACTTCTACATAGAGAAGAATCAAAATGATGACCCGGAGACGCCTTTATGGATTCCCCGAGTTTCTCGGTACTGCATG TCAGATACGGGGGGCAGTAAGAATCAACTGCAGTACCGCTGGACCTCCATGCTGACGGCACGCCTGTTCTGTGGAGACAAGAAGATGAGAGTGACCTTCACAGAACTGCTGGATGTTGCTGTTTTGGATCCAAAGAACTGGAACACCACCATGGTTTATGCACTCTTCAGAAACAACTA TAACGCGACTGCTGTGTGTATTTACAAAATGTCTGAGATCACACGGATCTTCGCAAGCGGCAAGTTCAGACATTCTACAGCGCCTCCTCAGCAAGCTGGAGAG TGTGTTTCAGACAAAAGCACAAGCTTTCTGAAGTTTATGGAAAAGCGTCCGGAGATGGAGGAATGGATCGAGCCTGAGCGGCATCCCCTGCTGGTTGGCCATCGACATTACACACACTTGCAGGTGGACAGTGTGACCAGAAATGACGTTACCTACAGCGTCCTCTTTTTGACCTTAG GTAATGGCAGGATCCATAAAGTGGTGGAGCTGAATGATGGTCCCTTCATCATCGCCGAATACGAGCCATTTGAATACAAGACACACATCCAAAGCATGCTGCTGGACAGAGCTACA aAAAAGCTGTATGTGAGTTCCAGTAATGAGCTGGTGCAAATCGACCTGAAGACCTGCAGCATATATGGGCAAGAaaagtgtgattgtgtgtttgctAGAGATCCTTACTGCGCCTGGAGCGGGAGTGCATGTTCACCTGA TATGCCACACATGAGACTCGACGATCCGGCTGATTGTACAG CTGGGGTCACTGCCAAGCTGATGTCAGAAACATTGGTGATCGTCCCTCCAAACTCCAAATACCACTATAAGTGCCCCACCTTCTCTCAACATGCCTCATACACTTGGGAACATAACAGCAAGAAAAAAGATTGCCTCCCCTTTCAACAGGAATGTCTTCTACTAATAGAAAATATGAGTGAGGAGGACGTGGGTCAGTATGACTGCATAGCTTCAGAGAACGGTCAAGAAAGGAAAGTCCTATCTTTCCGCTTGGGGAACAGCGCCTCGCAGCCGAGAGTGCCTCCTCgccttctgattctgatttctcTGATCTGCTTCTGGTATCAGGGCTGA